The genome window TTAGGAACTGTAATGACAATAGAAGCACATACCCTTCAGGACACTGCCGTATTGAGAAAAAGCTTTGGCTAATTCCTCCTCTGTCGTAGAAAATGCTAGACCTGCATCAAGATTTACAGGTTAGAAGTCATAACAGCAGGACAGTTTTATGTTTatggtaaataaaaaatacatctgCTACAGGTAACACACCAAAAGCACCTTGGGATCCAAAACAGAAGGGTggaagaaatcaagaaaataGTCAAAGTGCACTCAAATAAACCTCTCCACAATTTAAAGTACTTCAGGACTTGGGTGGCTTCATGAATCCTATTAAAGACCACAAGTAATTCATATTGCATTGCCATTACTTACTGTGTAGATTAAGTAGGTATCATTCAGAAGTTCTTACATTAGGTATTCAGACTAATTGATTAAGTATATCAGAAGAAAGCattcaaagaaataaaattcatcATAGGAAACAGTAAATGACAGCATGAGAATCATCAGGCtgacaaaaaaatcataacctgtctttttattatatatccttcATGATCATTCTAAGTCATGGATTCCAATTAATCAAGGAGAAGAGTAAAGTTTTTTGGCAATACGTCCTTTATGCAGGGCTGTTGTGTTTATAGAAGGGGTGTAATGGCAGATTTTTTCAATCAGAAACTTCTTCCCTTTTCGTGGGATAAAGTTGTTTTCTTGGCTTTAGATATATGTCAGCACATGGGTTGTTTACTCAGTGATATAGGAGAGCTCTTGTGTCTGTTACACTATTTCTTTGCTTATCCTTCTGCTTTGTAATGTTCTCTCTGTTTCATGCCGAATTCTTCTTTcgtgaaataattaatttaaccaagAGCTTGATGATTATGTGCCAGAGAGATTGTGCAAactaaatttttcatttaaatcatGGATTTATTTGATTCATATGCTAAAACTAATGGCACACAACACTAGTCACTCTGGCAGCTAGAAAAATGTATTCTTGTTCTATGTTCTtcataataaaaacaattgatGGCAATGACAAAAGCAAAGCAACTTTGAAGacaatgaaaaaaatcaaactcaatTGTTATAAGTACAGGTTTTTAAGTTCAAAATACTCAGTCTGGCCAAAGAGGAAAGTGAggtagcaaaaagaaaagaaaaagaaagaaagaatgtacCTTTAACAAAAACCTTGGAAGTCATTGTTCGGAGGAAGAGAAGTTGAGATGGAGAAGCATGGGGTTTTTTTAAGTGAGATAGTATGACTCTGGAAAATTCTCTCATAGATGCCATGTTAAATTGGGGAGCACAGTTCTCAACTAATTAGCAAAAGCAAAGAAGTTCATGGGCCAAACCTGCAAATTAAAGGCCTTATGGGGCTCCATAGTTGTAGCCTGCATTAGAAATCCCTTGAAATGATTTGCCcaagaaaaacatatatttcCCACTTCTCTTATGAGAAGTACTACTTTGTAAGATTtgcttgtttattattttatttttaaaaaaagtaattttatgataaaatttatttaaattctgtTCACTAATTGTTATTTACTTGAGTGTCTTTTGGACACAAAAACTCAAAGCTCCCACTGTTCCCAAGTGTTCACAAGGGTTCAAGCAGACAAGCACCAATAATGTTTCAAGACCagataaattgaaagaaaaaaaaaaagaaataacaattgtttcaatttcagcacataaacgggtaaatttaaaaaactaaaagccATCAATCATTAGGACCTGAGGTTGCTGTCAAAAACAcagaagaaataatttttttcattgaacTAAATTCATGTGCAGTAACAGTAGGGAAATATATGATCatgcaatttaaaaaaaaaggaaaaaaaaaacgaagacAGAActgtacaataaaaaaaatgcttgtaTAAAACACAAATGACAAACTTATcagcaaaaataatttagagaacaAAAACACAGCAGCAACAAAACTTGAACAAGGACAAAGTAGAGAGGTCTCCATTGTTAACGGTAAAGACCATTTCTTCCTTCAACACAGTTTGAATACCTATCCAAACAGTTCTGCCACGAGATTGAGGCAACCATCTATCTTATCAAAATAACTCCTACTATCTCCCCCCTCCCACACCACTACAAACCACACTCACAACAAATTATCGCTAACTTGTCACAAAATCAATGCAACTTAAAATCCAACCAAGAAATTCcccaaaaacaaaacattacTATTTTAATGGCAGGATTCCATAATAAATCCCAACCTCCCTTGCAACTTAAATTAAGTGGGCCAGCTTGAAGTCTTTAGTTAGTAGTTACAAGTAAATGAATGTTCGAGCAAGCAGCGGTTAATCTGAGAATCCAATTGAACGCAGAAAAACCGAGTGGAATGGAATGTAGGGTAAGAGCGAagagggaaaagaaaataacgTACCGATTGCAATTGGAGACAAGTGAGAACAGCAACGACTTGGAGGAAATCCACCCACGCTTCTGATTTTCAAGGGTACTCTCGCTCAACAAAACAAATGCTTTAACACAATTACACAATGTCTAATTtaatatcaatatcaattaGTTCAACCAACTGACCCCTTAaggtattattaattattaatattatatactgTAAATTAAGCTTAGATAACTTTTTTGTCGctataagatattttattttttattttacttctttaacttcttcttttttaattctagtaaaatttaaactttttttattttattctatcaaAACAATTGATGCTATACTAGttgataaaataattgtaaaaaaataaataaaaataacgaaaatgaacaaaagaaaattacaaaattagcaACTAAAAAGAAGATTTTATAAAACCTATTctatttattatgtaataaaataatatttttaactaattttcatACCCATCTCTtagcatttttcattttattttgttaccaattttgtgtttttctaatttctaatgatattgtaattatttttgtctttttgtcaCACGTGACGTGTATGATATATCCAAGGACGGAACAAaactctttaaatatttttaagtaaaaagataAATTGCTCCCctctattatttttcattcatgaTTAGAAAATACCCTCCATTTATAAATCTACATTACTTGCTGGTTCCGCCACTGACTATATCTCTCTCTTGTTTGTGGGATAGGGTGGTGCTTCGGCCGAAAGGTCGTTGGCCTTTTTCGGCCTAGGGcatttttatgtatttgatCATTCAATAGTTATCATGGGCTCAGTCAATTATACCTACAAGGTTAGCAATGCCTGACCTTTATGCTAATGATCTCGATTGGTTCATCCATCATCTGCACCAAATGGTCTATAATTTTTTGACCATCCTAATTGAATGCTCCACATATTTTATTagcaaatcaataaatatataattagcaAGTTGATATATCTTAAATTTGCTTCTTTTTGGtgattaaataatagtataagcaaatttaagagagagATATATCACGCAGTCCTAGCTTTGCCAGTGTGTCCCCACACTGGTTTTCCTCTCTGAGCGTATGTGTCATAGTGACATTCCAAATTTCCAATCTTGATTGATCTCTATACTATTGATGAAAAGGAGGCAAAGCTTCCCTTACCAACCCAATTGCTGTAGCCAGTCAGAATAACAGATGAGACTCCTGAAGCCTTTGATTCCAAGCCAATCTCAAGGCCAATAATAACTCCACATAAGTGTTAGTTGCAGTTAGTACCGTGCTAAAGatccaaatatataaaatcaatccATTTCCAATTTAATCTAATCCACTTTAAATCTATTTaaatggttttattttatatctatccaattaattagatatgaattgaatatt of Glycine soja cultivar W05 chromosome 1, ASM419377v2, whole genome shotgun sequence contains these proteins:
- the LOC114367101 gene encoding small RNA-binding protein 11, chloroplastic-like, translating into MASMREFSRVILSHLKKPHASPSQLLFLRTMTSKVFVKGLAFSTTEEELAKAFSQYGSVLKANIILNKAKNRSKGFGYVTFAKEEEACKAQIDMNGKILHGRVIYVDVQLPNK